A region from the uncultured Sunxiuqinia sp. genome encodes:
- a CDS encoding T9SS type A sorting domain-containing protein produces MKFKNQILSILFVFAFCLISVAQTENLPAFPSAEGGGKYTTGGRGGQVYYVTSLEDNGTAGTLRVGVENLSGPRIIMFKVSGTIKLKSQLKISRPNITIAGQTAPGDGICIRDYSVVVETDNVIIRYLRFRLGDETNQQNDAIWGRENKNIILDHCSMSWSTDECASFYDNENFTMQWCLLAESLRISVHDKGKHGYGGIWGGKKASFHHNLFAHHDSRNPRFNGSRYSNQPELEKVDYRNNVIYNWGGNSAYAGEGGSYNIINNYYKAGPATPSSKADRIMQPYPDNGGNNQPAGVYGTFYVDGNYITANSQTTNNNWLGIDPHSSFSDYGVSKDDLKSDTAYQIAPCITQDAEKAYEKVLQYVGASLVRDTVDSRIVYDVETGTATVMDGGNGSSNGLIDTQSAVGGWPVLNSTEAPTDTDNDGMPNTWEDSNGLNKTDAGDAKLTTVDGKYPNLEVYLNSLVSNISNDQYEGGVFSKPTASIEINRSDSNLELLYDQSTGTLQISHENKITKVEIYSIAGQLILSYQPEGKEVNIQLPTVRNDIYITRIQDEKKQNYSAKFISTK; encoded by the coding sequence ATGAAATTTAAAAATCAAATTCTCAGTATTCTATTTGTCTTTGCCTTTTGTTTAATTTCAGTTGCTCAGACAGAAAACCTGCCTGCATTCCCTAGTGCCGAAGGTGGCGGGAAATATACAACCGGAGGACGTGGAGGACAAGTTTACTATGTGACAAGTTTGGAAGACAATGGAACAGCAGGAACACTTAGAGTTGGAGTTGAAAATTTATCAGGACCACGGATTATCATGTTTAAAGTGTCTGGAACGATTAAATTGAAATCGCAACTGAAAATTAGCCGTCCCAATATTACGATTGCCGGTCAAACGGCTCCTGGCGATGGAATCTGCATACGCGATTATTCTGTGGTTGTTGAAACTGACAATGTAATCATCCGTTATCTACGTTTTAGATTGGGCGACGAGACCAATCAACAGAATGATGCCATTTGGGGACGCGAAAATAAAAACATCATTCTTGACCACTGCTCCATGAGTTGGAGTACCGATGAATGTGCCTCATTTTACGACAATGAAAATTTCACCATGCAATGGTGCCTTCTCGCTGAAAGCTTGCGTATATCGGTTCACGACAAAGGGAAACACGGTTATGGTGGAATTTGGGGAGGAAAAAAAGCATCCTTCCATCATAATTTATTCGCCCATCATGACAGTCGCAATCCACGATTCAATGGTAGTAGGTACTCTAATCAACCGGAATTAGAAAAAGTGGATTATAGAAATAATGTCATCTACAATTGGGGAGGAAATAGTGCCTATGCCGGCGAAGGCGGTAGCTACAATATTATAAACAACTACTATAAAGCGGGCCCCGCAACCCCATCATCTAAAGCCGACCGGATCATGCAACCTTATCCGGATAATGGAGGGAACAATCAGCCTGCGGGCGTTTATGGAACCTTTTATGTTGATGGGAATTACATTACAGCGAATAGCCAAACAACAAATAACAACTGGCTCGGAATCGATCCTCACTCATCTTTTTCAGACTATGGTGTTAGCAAAGATGATTTAAAATCGGATACGGCGTACCAAATTGCACCATGTATTACCCAAGACGCCGAAAAAGCCTATGAAAAAGTATTACAGTACGTTGGAGCAAGTCTTGTAAGAGATACGGTTGACAGCCGGATTGTATATGACGTTGAAACAGGTACTGCAACAGTTATGGATGGAGGAAATGGTAGCTCCAACGGATTAATTGACACTCAATCTGCCGTTGGCGGATGGCCTGTTCTAAACTCCACAGAAGCTCCAACAGATACCGATAATGATGGAATGCCTAACACCTGGGAAGACTCGAACGGCTTAAATAAAACAGATGCTGGCGACGCAAAGTTAACAACGGTAGATGGCAAATATCCTAATTTGGAAGTTTATCTTAACAGCTTGGTAAGCAATATCTCCAACGATCAATATGAAGGAGGAGTTTTTTCAAAGCCAACAGCATCAATAGAAATAAACAGGTCAGACAGCAATCTGGAATTACTCTATGATCAATCAACAGGAACACTGCAAATTTCACATGAGAATAAGATCACAAAGGTTGAGATTTACTCAATAGCTGGTCAGTTGATTCTATCTTATCAACCTGAGGGAAAAGAGGTAAACATTCAGCTTCCAACAGTCAGGAATGATATTTATATTACTCGCATACAAGATGAGAAAAAACAGAATTACTCCGCGAAGTTTATTTCCACAAAATAA
- a CDS encoding DUF4957 domain-containing protein yields MEYNKLNTKWLLLAVIVLTHVFTACEDDNDLGSADRLFRPVVNETSFGGNWINYKWDKYDGVNYYELQLSADSFETFIYEVEVDTNFYKFENLEYDTDYYLRIKSVGDNLESKYFVNDIITTSDFPTKLNSVTSSDVIDTQAKITWAEMNYDSLLVYRNDTLEKSIILTDANNAAKQIIVKALTTGSPYVVKAYFNGKYQGKKGFMTADPQVFEGDVLDLRDTADNVAYSMLDQVFFDQLAIDHPNGVTVVLSGGTHYELGGTILKAPLNLVTGYSLKGKAIIEVKGNFDTEADGQVGNIHLEKLAFTDHPEKPRTESNYGGTYIMNVSGAGSVIDTFSIEDCDIRYKRGVLRIKTGATVKAISINNCVIDSIAGYGAVNLDNSDIITNSISVTNSTITNVELFVRTDKMAQDLENLTISNLTTYYTPKSQFFRMGNISNVEITDCLFGAVWDPEAGAEGLRSSGIGTSKIQGNYRTSDCNWPVLTDSEGNITGEKNPIESTQLSETSPEIFEDIDSNDYTITDSRLVDRVGDPRWW; encoded by the coding sequence ATGGAATATAACAAACTAAATACAAAATGGTTACTTCTGGCAGTAATAGTTTTGACACACGTTTTTACTGCTTGTGAGGACGATAACGACTTGGGCTCTGCTGATCGTTTGTTCCGACCAGTCGTAAACGAAACTAGTTTTGGTGGAAACTGGATCAACTATAAATGGGACAAGTATGATGGCGTAAACTACTATGAGTTGCAACTATCTGCAGATTCATTTGAGACTTTTATCTATGAAGTTGAAGTAGATACCAATTTCTACAAATTTGAGAATCTGGAGTACGATACCGATTATTATTTGCGTATAAAATCAGTCGGAGATAATCTGGAGTCCAAATACTTTGTGAACGATATTATCACGACTTCCGATTTTCCAACAAAATTAAATTCGGTTACTTCCAGCGATGTAATTGACACTCAAGCAAAAATTACATGGGCCGAGATGAACTACGATAGCCTACTTGTTTATCGTAACGATACACTTGAAAAATCAATTATTTTAACTGATGCTAATAATGCTGCAAAGCAAATAATTGTTAAAGCGTTGACCACGGGAAGTCCTTATGTTGTTAAAGCATACTTTAATGGTAAGTACCAAGGGAAAAAAGGCTTCATGACCGCAGATCCGCAGGTATTTGAAGGAGATGTATTGGATCTAAGGGACACTGCAGACAATGTAGCCTATAGCATGCTTGATCAAGTATTCTTTGATCAACTGGCGATTGATCATCCAAATGGGGTAACTGTTGTTCTTTCAGGAGGTACACATTATGAACTTGGAGGTACAATATTAAAAGCTCCGTTGAACCTTGTAACAGGATACAGTTTAAAAGGTAAAGCCATCATTGAAGTAAAAGGTAATTTTGATACTGAAGCCGATGGTCAAGTTGGAAACATCCACCTGGAAAAACTAGCCTTCACTGATCATCCGGAAAAACCAAGGACTGAAAGCAACTATGGAGGTACTTATATTATGAATGTCTCTGGTGCAGGGTCAGTGATTGATACTTTTTCTATTGAAGATTGTGACATTCGATACAAACGTGGTGTTCTGAGAATAAAAACAGGAGCAACTGTTAAAGCTATTTCTATCAACAATTGCGTTATTGACTCAATAGCTGGATATGGCGCAGTAAACCTCGATAATAGCGACATTATCACCAACTCAATTTCTGTCACAAACTCTACAATTACGAATGTTGAACTATTCGTACGAACGGATAAAATGGCTCAGGATTTGGAAAATCTTACTATTTCTAATCTAACAACCTACTATACTCCAAAATCACAATTCTTTCGAATGGGCAATATTTCCAACGTTGAAATTACAGACTGTCTGTTTGGAGCAGTTTGGGATCCAGAAGCGGGAGCAGAAGGATTGCGTTCAAGCGGCATTGGCACCTCAAAGATTCAAGGTAATTACAGAACTAGCGACTGCAATTGGCCAGTTTTGACCGATTCAGAAGGCAATATTACCGGAGAGAAAAATCCGATTGAATCAACTCAATTGAGCGAAACTTCACCTGAGATATTTGAAGATATCGACTCGAATGATTATACAATAACGGACTCAAGATTGGTTGATAGAGTTGGAGATCCTCGTTGGTGGTAA
- a CDS encoding T9SS type A sorting domain-containing protein produces the protein MKKIKILLPLFFIWMITLYSSAQDPIPAFPGAEGHGKYVTGGRGGQVYYVTHLNDDKTMGSLRKGVEMSGARIIIFKVSGTIQLKSDLKIENNNITIAGQTAPGDGICLRDYPVKVNADNVIIRFMRFRMGDAAQQEDDAIGGRFHKNIIIDHCSMSWSTDECVSFYQNENFTLQWSMISESLRNSVHEKGNHGYGGIWGGKHASFHHNLLASHDSRNPRLGEYNGDPFALTDNVDLRNNVIYNWGGNSCYGGEAMNVNIVNCYYKPGPNTTKKERIVSIDYEKESDKATYQIWGKFYISGNVLTESTRATNDNWTYGVYKQFHGSYGTVSEEDKTGMRIDSPHSTGEVTTHTTEMAYEKVMEYVGASLVRDTVDKRIIHDVRTGTATFMDGGNGSTNGIIDTQTAVGGWPELKSTEVPADTDADGMPDEWENSNGLNSNDPADAQLKTVDETYPNLEVYLNSLVATIIENQNEGGISTASIETKKDNDSLKVYYNAMSSELHIGHSNIIKQIKIYSITGKLITGSDFNQKEVDLGLTGIHKGIYVVCLSDNENKLYTKKFFIQ, from the coding sequence ATGAAGAAGATCAAAATATTATTGCCTCTGTTTTTCATATGGATGATAACTTTATACTCATCTGCGCAAGACCCAATACCCGCTTTCCCGGGAGCGGAAGGACACGGTAAGTATGTAACTGGTGGACGCGGAGGACAAGTCTATTATGTAACCCACCTGAATGATGACAAAACCATGGGGTCACTTCGAAAAGGAGTTGAAATGTCAGGAGCTCGAATAATCATATTTAAGGTTTCCGGAACCATTCAACTAAAATCGGATTTGAAAATAGAAAATAATAACATCACAATTGCCGGACAAACTGCTCCGGGAGATGGAATCTGTTTACGCGATTATCCGGTGAAAGTGAATGCCGATAACGTTATTATTCGATTTATGCGCTTTCGGATGGGAGATGCTGCCCAGCAAGAAGACGATGCAATAGGTGGCCGCTTCCATAAAAATATCATTATTGACCACTGCTCAATGAGTTGGTCAACCGATGAGTGCGTGTCATTCTACCAGAACGAGAACTTTACCCTACAATGGAGTATGATTTCTGAAAGCCTCCGAAATTCAGTTCATGAAAAAGGAAATCATGGCTACGGAGGGATCTGGGGTGGCAAACATGCTTCTTTCCACCATAATTTATTAGCCAGTCACGATAGTCGTAACCCCAGACTTGGTGAATACAATGGCGACCCCTTTGCATTAACTGACAATGTTGATTTACGAAATAATGTCATTTATAACTGGGGAGGTAATAGCTGCTATGGAGGTGAAGCCATGAATGTAAACATTGTTAACTGTTACTACAAACCAGGACCTAACACCACAAAGAAGGAGCGTATCGTATCTATCGACTATGAAAAAGAATCGGACAAAGCAACCTATCAAATTTGGGGTAAGTTTTACATTAGTGGAAATGTACTAACTGAATCTACTCGAGCAACAAACGATAATTGGACTTATGGCGTATATAAACAGTTTCATGGGTCATATGGAACAGTTTCGGAGGAAGACAAAACTGGAATGCGTATTGATTCTCCTCATTCAACAGGAGAGGTTACAACCCATACCACTGAAATGGCGTATGAAAAAGTGATGGAATATGTTGGAGCTTCGTTAGTTCGTGATACTGTTGACAAACGCATCATACACGATGTAAGAACCGGAACTGCAACCTTCATGGATGGCGGTAATGGAAGTACCAATGGAATTATTGACACACAAACTGCCGTCGGTGGATGGCCGGAATTAAAATCGACAGAAGTACCCGCTGACACAGACGCTGATGGTATGCCCGATGAGTGGGAAAACTCAAACGGACTAAACAGCAACGATCCGGCCGACGCTCAATTAAAAACTGTTGATGAAACCTATCCAAACCTGGAGGTTTATTTGAATAGTTTGGTGGCTACAATTATCGAAAACCAGAACGAAGGAGGAATATCAACCGCTTCAATTGAAACCAAGAAAGATAATGACTCTTTAAAAGTTTACTATAATGCAATGAGTAGCGAATTACATATCGGGCACTCCAACATTATCAAACAAATCAAGATCTATTCTATTACCGGAAAACTGATTACAGGTAGCGACTTCAATCAAAAAGAAGTTGATTTAGGTCTGACCGGTATTCATAAAGGAATTTATGTAGTTTGCTTATCAGACAACGAAAATAAATTATATACTAAAAAGTTTTTTATACAATGA
- a CDS encoding pectinesterase family protein, translating to MTQNSIVIIITLLIFSLTGFAQPGSIDADIVVAQDGSGDFTRIQDAINAVESNSDRQTIIYIKRGLYSSEKLIVPADKQNVYFIGESRDETIISYHIYDCPEGKCPTEDAALWTGENIRTSATLTIIGNGFRAENLTIENTAGPVGQAQAITVKADKVVFINCNLTGYQDTIYFWSDGNRCYMENCLVVGRTDYIYGGGIAFFQSCEIRSWGGGWITAPSTNREFYYGFVFNECQLTYAENSPRAGDDGALVRFGRPWHEYPKVAWLYCEMTEKIHPEGWGDTWNMEYAATSTDLHLYEYGNSGAGADMSGRANWAGLRALTAEDALNYTVQNVLGGNDNWDPTSEAPLITTYEWTGAGTSNGWMDAANWGTKTAPTTGEAAVVDGNYIVDADGGDFLADLNLKNSAKLNITANSSANYLATYGTEIQAATTASFDGKITTKDTIVFNITGTLSLDAQLTGVHELIKKGSGKLILNEDNTNFSGNIRVDTGELDAAVANSLGKGKVSVQSGSTLTISDNTALQPTSKLLVETGATLNLNTEVTTSEFYIDGVIQEVGSYTAVTNPGLITGTGQIIIGRPSEFTFIGGANGNWDNPAHFVPALMPEAGETVNVSIEMETTSSVFEADIHLMSPGNMRLRGEHSSTGTITMEEGTYFTYSTGGTGFTLTAPITLAGDVKMTMASGNPSGSSMVLGGPITGEHTVTVINNGRGTVNSGTVVLQGENSGFSGVWDLTSPSEKYSDDNSYITAIDGQSANAFGQGLIAAGLNNKIIFSHVDAVGEDINVELTGSARVVLNIDMNVKSLKINDQDFGQGTYSATTNPEYFEGTGSITVSWPVGTNEIQQTTRIELLKNSILIHGDKSEVTVYSVLGSPVMNIKNKNTISLNGLKKGIYIIRYSIDGNTGTMKLSK from the coding sequence ATGACCCAAAATTCAATCGTAATAATTATCACGCTACTTATTTTTTCGCTGACCGGCTTTGCTCAACCAGGATCAATCGATGCCGATATCGTGGTTGCGCAAGATGGTAGTGGCGACTTTACAAGAATCCAGGATGCGATCAATGCCGTTGAATCAAATAGTGATCGGCAAACAATTATTTATATCAAAAGAGGACTCTATTCATCTGAAAAATTAATCGTTCCTGCTGATAAGCAGAATGTATATTTTATTGGCGAAAGTCGCGATGAGACTATTATCAGCTACCACATCTACGATTGTCCTGAAGGCAAATGTCCGACAGAAGATGCTGCATTGTGGACTGGCGAAAATATAAGAACATCGGCAACATTAACGATCATTGGAAATGGTTTCAGAGCCGAAAACTTAACGATTGAAAATACAGCGGGTCCTGTAGGACAAGCACAGGCTATTACCGTGAAAGCCGATAAAGTTGTTTTTATCAATTGTAACCTCACTGGCTATCAGGATACAATTTATTTCTGGTCTGACGGAAATAGATGCTACATGGAAAACTGTTTGGTCGTTGGTCGAACGGATTACATCTATGGCGGCGGAATTGCATTCTTCCAATCTTGCGAAATCCGCAGTTGGGGTGGCGGTTGGATTACTGCACCTTCCACCAATCGGGAATTCTATTACGGTTTTGTTTTTAATGAATGTCAACTTACCTATGCTGAAAATAGCCCGCGGGCAGGCGATGATGGTGCATTGGTTCGCTTCGGCCGGCCATGGCACGAGTATCCCAAAGTAGCATGGCTGTATTGCGAGATGACTGAAAAAATCCATCCTGAAGGTTGGGGCGACACCTGGAATATGGAATATGCTGCAACAAGCACCGATTTGCATCTGTATGAATATGGCAACTCCGGAGCAGGAGCAGATATGAGTGGTCGTGCAAACTGGGCCGGGCTGAGAGCTCTAACGGCTGAAGATGCATTAAATTATACTGTTCAGAATGTATTGGGCGGTAACGACAATTGGGATCCAACCAGTGAAGCGCCATTGATTACAACTTACGAATGGACCGGTGCCGGAACCTCTAACGGTTGGATGGATGCCGCAAACTGGGGTACAAAAACAGCCCCTACAACCGGTGAAGCTGCCGTAGTTGATGGTAATTATATTGTTGATGCTGACGGTGGTGATTTTTTAGCTGACTTAAACTTAAAAAACTCTGCAAAATTAAATATCACCGCAAATAGCTCGGCCAATTATTTGGCTACCTACGGAACAGAAATCCAAGCGGCTACCACTGCCAGTTTCGATGGAAAAATTACTACAAAAGATACGATTGTATTTAATATTACCGGCACACTAAGCTTGGATGCACAGTTAACCGGGGTTCACGAACTAATCAAAAAAGGATCCGGAAAGCTTATCTTAAATGAAGACAACACAAACTTTTCAGGAAATATCCGTGTTGATACCGGAGAGCTTGATGCCGCTGTCGCCAACTCGCTGGGAAAAGGGAAAGTATCGGTTCAAAGTGGTTCAACATTAACAATTAGCGATAATACTGCACTCCAGCCAACTTCTAAATTACTGGTAGAAACCGGAGCAACCTTAAACCTGAATACCGAGGTAACTACAAGTGAATTTTACATTGATGGAGTTATTCAGGAGGTGGGGAGCTACACCGCAGTTACTAACCCAGGACTAATAACCGGAACCGGGCAAATAATAATCGGCCGACCTTCTGAATTCACATTCATTGGTGGAGCAAATGGTAACTGGGACAATCCGGCACATTTTGTTCCTGCGCTAATGCCTGAAGCCGGAGAAACGGTGAACGTTTCCATTGAAATGGAAACAACATCTAGCGTTTTTGAAGCTGACATCCATTTGATGAGCCCAGGAAATATGCGCTTGCGTGGAGAACATTCCAGCACCGGAACAATTACGATGGAGGAGGGAACCTACTTTACCTATAGTACCGGAGGAACAGGATTTACGCTGACCGCTCCAATTACACTTGCCGGCGATGTAAAAATGACCATGGCTAGTGGAAATCCTAGTGGTAGTTCAATGGTTCTTGGAGGTCCAATCACTGGTGAACATACCGTTACAGTAATCAACAACGGAAGAGGAACGGTTAATTCTGGCACTGTTGTTCTTCAGGGCGAAAACAGTGGATTCAGCGGTGTCTGGGATTTGACCTCGCCAAGTGAAAAATACTCCGACGACAACAGTTATATTACAGCTATTGACGGGCAATCTGCCAATGCATTTGGCCAGGGATTAATCGCTGCAGGACTAAATAATAAAATCATTTTCAGTCATGTTGATGCTGTTGGAGAAGATATTAACGTGGAATTGACTGGTTCGGCCAGAGTTGTTCTAAATATTGATATGAACGTAAAAAGTCTTAAAATCAATGATCAGGATTTCGGACAAGGAACTTATTCCGCGACTACAAATCCTGAGTATTTTGAAGGAACAGGATCTATTACCGTGAGTTGGCCGGTAGGAACCAACGAAATTCAGCAAACCACCCGGATTGAATTACTCAAAAATTCGATTCTAATCCATGGAGATAAATCAGAAGTAACAGTCTATTCCGTTTTAGGATCACCTGTTATGAATATCAAAAATAAAAATACAATTAGTCTAAACGGTTTGAAAAAAGGCATTTATATTATCCGATATAGTATTGATGGAAACACAGGAACGATGAAACTTTCAAAATAA
- a CDS encoding RagB/SusD family nutrient uptake outer membrane protein: MKYKFITIVSLALLFLTSCKDYLEVDSPSAFTKDYVFSNTNDAKKALLGVYSLFGEDAFTSRMSCVWMQNTDVEATQPSASPDGSRRDVWSLEAAGLTGFGDIYKAWQNNYLAVDRANQCIEGISESDIADDPDMKHMLGEAYCLKAFRYYLLCNYWGDVPYFEDAAKAGMDLDIPKTDKNYIYTSCIQNMVNTEEGMYFADEFADGIERMNREYALGMIARLSLFRAGYGMTQDGTMKKADEYLDVASDENLAVTYTYKGTQKTARTSAEYYQLASDYCQKLIELKDRSLNPNFGEIFYNECVFNTPVNDDVLYEVAFLKDNGGDVGWDIGTTVTGGSKGKTTIQVYLTPTYYFSFDDQDLRRDVTISRVNYVDDTEQEVANITSLSSGKWNRLWLPTDPGSGSSKGTGINWPLMRYSDVLLMLAEAENQLNGPNNIAKNALKRVRERAFPASANTEKVDNYIASLGSTEDFFNAIVDERAWEFGGETLRKFDLVRWNIYGQKIIETKHTLNKIGKAVFDLELEDPEVAQYANYAYKLYYQMKDGIVIFLNTKYEPETIPENLVPVEELEQEGNEDAYAAANWGRSLYSYEDNPETGERTYSSADYTQRCWRGYKDETGVSAVPYLLPISTTTTGASEYLNNDGYGLN; the protein is encoded by the coding sequence TACTTCTCGTATGTCTTGTGTTTGGATGCAAAATACAGATGTGGAAGCTACACAGCCAAGTGCAAGTCCCGACGGATCACGTCGTGATGTATGGTCATTGGAAGCCGCAGGTCTTACCGGATTTGGCGATATCTATAAAGCATGGCAAAATAATTATCTTGCTGTTGACCGCGCGAACCAGTGTATTGAAGGAATAAGCGAAAGTGATATTGCTGATGATCCTGATATGAAACATATGCTCGGAGAAGCTTACTGTTTAAAGGCTTTCCGTTATTATCTACTTTGTAATTATTGGGGAGATGTACCTTATTTCGAAGATGCTGCCAAAGCTGGAATGGATTTGGATATTCCAAAAACAGATAAAAACTACATTTATACGTCTTGCATCCAGAATATGGTGAATACAGAAGAAGGCATGTATTTCGCGGACGAGTTTGCGGATGGTATTGAGCGCATGAATCGCGAGTACGCTCTGGGGATGATTGCCCGCCTTTCTCTTTTCCGCGCTGGATATGGAATGACACAAGACGGAACAATGAAAAAAGCTGATGAGTATTTGGATGTTGCCTCAGATGAGAACCTCGCTGTAACTTACACTTACAAAGGCACTCAAAAAACAGCTCGCACTTCTGCTGAATACTATCAATTAGCTTCTGATTACTGTCAGAAATTGATTGAACTAAAGGACCGATCTCTGAACCCCAATTTTGGAGAAATATTTTATAACGAATGTGTATTCAACACACCTGTAAATGACGATGTTCTATACGAAGTTGCCTTTTTGAAAGACAATGGAGGTGACGTTGGCTGGGATATTGGTACGACTGTTACAGGTGGATCGAAAGGAAAAACTACAATTCAGGTATACTTAACTCCGACCTACTATTTCTCTTTTGACGATCAAGATTTACGCCGTGACGTTACAATTTCACGTGTTAATTATGTCGACGACACAGAACAGGAAGTGGCCAATATCACCTCACTATCGTCCGGTAAATGGAATCGCCTTTGGTTGCCAACTGATCCAGGATCAGGCTCATCAAAAGGTACCGGCATTAACTGGCCACTGATGCGCTATTCTGACGTACTGCTGATGTTAGCTGAAGCTGAGAACCAACTGAATGGACCAAACAATATAGCAAAGAACGCGCTAAAACGAGTTCGCGAAAGAGCTTTTCCAGCATCTGCAAACACTGAAAAAGTCGATAATTACATTGCAAGCCTTGGCTCTACTGAAGATTTCTTTAATGCGATTGTTGATGAGCGCGCATGGGAATTCGGAGGTGAGACTCTGCGTAAATTCGATTTAGTTCGCTGGAATATCTACGGCCAAAAAATTATAGAAACTAAACATACGCTTAATAAAATTGGGAAAGCAGTATTTGACTTGGAGCTAGAAGATCCTGAAGTTGCTCAATATGCTAATTACGCATACAAATTGTATTACCAGATGAAAGACGGAATAGTTATCTTCCTAAACACAAAATACGAACCAGAAACTATTCCTGAAAATCTTGTACCAGTTGAAGAACTTGAACAAGAGGGCAATGAAGATGCATATGCGGCTGCAAACTGGGGACGCAGTCTATACTCCTACGAAGATAATCCGGAAACAGGAGAACGCACATATTCAAGTGCCGACTATACACAAAGATGTTGGAGAGGTTATAAAGATGAAACGGGGGTTTCGGCTGTACCCTATTTACTACCAATTTCAACAACGACAACAGGAGCTAGTGAATACCTGAATAATGATGGCTATGGCCTGAATTAA